The following proteins are encoded in a genomic region of Chelmon rostratus isolate fCheRos1 chromosome 3, fCheRos1.pri, whole genome shotgun sequence:
- the LOC121626884 gene encoding caspase-6-like, translating to MSNTMEDRCGGSVAKDNRTATDRAACTENLTETDAFIRSSLLLDPAEEYKMDNKRRGLALIFNQERFLWRLGLNDRHGTNADRYNLEKRLNELNFEVKTYDNYKLVEVLEKISEAAEADHSDVDCFLLVFLSHGENDHVYAYDEKISIQDITSLFKGDRCRSLVGKPKIFILQACRGDKHDDPVTACDAVDSELKTNEVVVDASAVHTLPAGADFIMCYSVAEGYYSHRETINGSWYVQDLCELLQKYGSSLEFTELLTLVNRKVSMRSVGSSSDRNAIGKKQVPCFASMLTKKLYFRPKK from the exons ATGTCTAACACGATGGAGGACAGATGTGGAG GAAGTGTTGCTAAAGACAacagaacagcaacagacaGGGCGG CTTGCACGGAGAACCTAACAGAGACCGATGCCTTCATCAGAAG CTCTTTACTCTTGGATCCTGCAGAGGAGTACAAGATGGACAACAAACGACGAGGCCTCGCGCTCATCTTCAACCAGGAGCGCTTCTTGTGGCGCCTGGGGTTGAACGACAGGCACGGGACCAATGCTGACCGCTACAACCTGGAGAAAAG ACTGAATGAGCTAAACTTTGAAGTGAAGACTTATGATAACTACAAACTGGTGGAAGTCTTAGAAAAAATCAGTGAAG CCGCAGAGGCCGACCATTCGGACGTAGACTGCTTTCTGCTGGTCTTCCTGAGCCACGGCGAGAATGACCACGTTTACGCCTACGATGAAAAGATCAGCATTCAGGACATCACTTCCCTGTTCAAAGGAGACCGGTGCAGAAGCCTTGTGGGAAAGCCAAAGATCTTTATATTACAG GCGTGCCGCGGAGACAAGCACGACGATCCAGTGACCGCCTGCGATGCCGTGGACAGCGAGTTGAAGACGAATGAGGTGGTGGTGGACGCCAGCGCCGTGCACACCCTCCCCGCCGGGGCCGATTTCATCATGTGCTACTCTGTGGCTGAAG GTTACTATTCCCACCGAGAGACCATAAACGGCTCCTGGTACGTCCAGGATCTTTGTGAGCTGCTTCAGAAGTACGGGAGCTCCCTGGAGTTCACGGAGCTGCTCACGCTGGTCAACAGGAAAGTGTCGATGAGGAGCGTTGGGAGCAGTAGCGACCGCAACGCCATTGGGAAGAAGCAAGTGCCTTGCTTTGCTTCAATGCTCACCAAGAAACTCTACTTCCGACCAAAAAAGTAA
- the LOC121626891 gene encoding group XIIA secretory phospholipase A2-like, with the protein MRYNSYIYVFLSALCSCGCFPYVSACKQEPETPDWRMTLKTIRNGIHRIDTYLNAALDLFGGDDGLCHYRCSDGYKPVPRPGYKQPPPNGCGSPMFGFQFDIGIPSMTKCCNQHDRCYDTCGREKHECDDQFQDCLETICRNVQRTLGLAHSVQACESAVTLLFDAVMHLGCKPYLDSQRESCVCQYEVKREL; encoded by the exons ATGCGCTACAACAGCTACATCTATGTTTTTCTGTCGGCTTTGTGCTCCTGCGGATGTTTCCCGTATGTGTCCGCCTGCAAACAAGAACCGGAGACTCCAGACTGGAGGATGACTCTGAAAACTATCCGGAACGGGATCCACAGGATTGACACGTACCTGAACGCAGCACTGGACTTATTTGGGGGCGATGACGGGCTGTGCCACTACAGGTGTAGTGATG GTTACAAGCCGGTGCCTCGTCCCGGATACAAGCAGCCTCCGCCCAATGGATGTGGCTCCCCCATGTTTGGATTTCAG tttgacATAGGCATCCCGTCCATGACCAAATGCTGTAACCAACATGACCGCTGTTATGACACCTGCGGCCGCGAGAAGCACGAATGCGATGATCAGTTTCAGGACTGTCTGGAGACCATCTGCAGGAATGTGCAAAGGACTCTGGGATTGGCCCATAGTGTCCAAG CTTGTGAGTCAGCAGTGACTCTTCTGTTTGACGCTGTCATGCACTTGGGATGTAAGCCGTACCTGGACAGCCAGAGGgagtcctgtgtgtgtcagtatgagGTGAAGAGGGAACTGTGA